In a single window of the uncultured Dysgonomonas sp. genome:
- a CDS encoding histidine-type phosphatase: protein MKRIYLLLLSFAVFISAFSQTSKEELFATPEKTAGVYYAYPAKDIRPYTAPPKGYEPFYISHFGRHGSRYLISDSDYKDVLDRFEDAYNNNVLTDLGKDVYARLQQVWQEAELRGGDLSPLGIREHRGIAERMYIANPQVFSKDGRYTACATTIVRCVLSMDAFCERLKELNPSIQIGRNSGMKWQSFLNHHTKEAIEFRSAKYTWREQHRKFQQEHVKPARLINSLFSDKDYINKNINPEETMWQLFYIAGGMQNIETDLSFYDIFEKQELFDLWQCKNYKLYVNDANGAINGGLMFENCKPLLKDILENASHIISTNGKGADLRFAHDGNIIPLAMLLHLDGCYNSVSNPDEYYKAWSDFKVAPMAGNIQIIFYRKPKSDDVLVKFLLHEKEILVPPIKTDKAPFYNWTDIKAYYESLLK from the coding sequence ATGAAACGAATTTACCTACTATTACTCTCATTTGCAGTCTTTATCTCTGCATTTTCCCAAACATCGAAAGAAGAACTGTTTGCTACTCCGGAGAAAACCGCAGGTGTATACTATGCTTATCCGGCGAAGGATATCAGACCTTATACAGCACCACCCAAAGGGTACGAACCGTTTTATATAAGCCATTTCGGACGTCATGGTTCGCGCTATCTTATCAGCGACAGCGACTATAAGGATGTGCTCGATCGATTTGAAGATGCCTATAACAATAATGTATTAACTGATCTGGGTAAAGATGTTTATGCCCGCTTACAGCAAGTATGGCAGGAAGCCGAACTCAGAGGAGGCGATCTTTCACCTTTGGGCATACGCGAACACAGAGGCATCGCCGAACGCATGTACATAGCCAACCCTCAGGTTTTTTCCAAAGATGGAAGATATACGGCTTGTGCAACTACCATCGTTCGTTGCGTCCTTAGTATGGATGCCTTTTGCGAGCGGCTGAAAGAATTGAACCCTTCTATACAGATCGGGCGCAATTCGGGTATGAAGTGGCAAAGTTTTCTGAATCATCATACCAAAGAGGCTATTGAATTCCGTTCGGCAAAATATACATGGCGTGAACAACACCGCAAATTCCAACAGGAACATGTAAAACCGGCTCGTTTGATCAATTCTCTTTTTTCGGATAAGGACTATATCAACAAAAATATAAATCCGGAAGAGACTATGTGGCAACTCTTTTATATCGCAGGAGGAATGCAAAATATAGAAACCGATCTGTCTTTCTACGATATATTTGAGAAACAGGAACTTTTTGATCTCTGGCAATGCAAGAATTACAAATTATATGTCAATGATGCTAATGGGGCAATAAATGGCGGTCTGATGTTTGAAAACTGCAAACCTCTTCTGAAAGATATATTGGAAAATGCCAGCCATATTATATCAACTAACGGAAAAGGGGCAGACCTGCGCTTTGCCCACGACGGCAACATCATCCCGCTAGCTATGCTTTTACATCTGGATGGATGTTACAACAGCGTATCCAATCCTGATGAGTATTATAAAGCATGGAGCGATTTTAAAGTAGCACCTATGGCGGGCAATATACAGATCATATTCTACCGCAAACCTAAATCGGATGATGTTCTGGTTAAATTCCTTCTTCACGAAAAGGAAATACTAGTGCCGCCCATCAAAACAGATAAGGCTCCCTTTTATAATTGGACTGACATAAAAGCCTATTATGAATCGCTGTTGAAATAA
- a CDS encoding RagB/SusD family nutrient uptake outer membrane protein, with amino-acid sequence MKSNILIISILIACCSMLSSCLGDLDTQPLDKNQLVAKDVYETAAGYKGVIAKCYASLIQTGQKGGDGGDGDVGGIDEGYSGYTRALFYLQTTVSDEIILHAGSSQGSRDLLYVNWNPSTSIIKYPYYRLYMTINYCNEFIRECTEDKLKERGVYDELKDEYRYYVAEARFIRAYCYSMICDLYGSGPFIEETMVVGSLPHQKTRTEIYDYAVNELETVLPLLKTSKTNQYGRIDQVAGWFLLARIYLNSEVYVGKKEYEKAYKYAKMVIDSKAYPLASDYRHIFLADNNTCSEIIWHLVQDADYAQSSAGTNFYVKALMNGNINSYLKTGVGTRGWGNARVTTQLVNLFESGDQTFDINDIWGNNKKDKRAQFFSVGHTKETWVDGKDFQGTFTNGYACIKWRNVKADGSELVEGGTVYSSIDYPMFRTADAYLMAAEAILRGGGGSKSEALGYVNEIRDRAYMSGSYGNDASGRITEAELNLDFILDERGRELYTELIRRTDLIRFNKFTKDHNWDWKGSDGKAGNYVGKDVDDKYKLFPIPQEEFTVNPYLTQNPDYK; translated from the coding sequence ATGAAATCAAATATATTAATCATATCAATTCTGATAGCCTGTTGCAGCATGCTTTCTTCCTGTCTGGGAGACCTTGACACACAGCCTCTGGATAAGAACCAGTTAGTAGCAAAAGATGTGTACGAAACAGCGGCAGGATACAAAGGAGTAATAGCAAAATGTTATGCATCGCTTATTCAGACCGGACAAAAAGGCGGTGATGGCGGTGACGGAGATGTAGGTGGTATCGACGAGGGATATAGCGGATATACGCGTGCATTATTCTATCTGCAAACGACAGTATCTGATGAAATTATCTTACATGCAGGCAGCAGTCAGGGCTCACGGGATCTGCTCTATGTAAACTGGAATCCATCCACCTCAATTATCAAGTATCCTTACTATCGGTTATATATGACTATAAACTACTGTAACGAATTTATACGTGAATGTACCGAGGATAAACTGAAAGAAAGAGGCGTTTACGACGAACTGAAGGACGAATACCGGTATTATGTGGCTGAAGCCCGGTTTATAAGGGCATATTGCTATAGTATGATATGTGATCTGTACGGGTCCGGACCGTTCATTGAAGAAACAATGGTAGTGGGAAGCCTGCCTCACCAAAAAACCAGAACTGAAATTTATGATTACGCAGTAAATGAATTAGAAACTGTATTACCATTGCTAAAAACATCGAAAACAAACCAATACGGACGTATAGATCAGGTAGCCGGATGGTTTTTACTCGCACGTATCTATTTGAACTCAGAAGTGTATGTAGGCAAAAAAGAATATGAGAAAGCATACAAATACGCTAAAATGGTGATAGACAGCAAGGCGTACCCGTTGGCATCAGACTATCGCCATATCTTTCTGGCCGATAATAATACATGCTCCGAAATCATCTGGCATCTGGTACAGGATGCTGATTATGCACAAAGCAGTGCAGGAACTAATTTCTATGTGAAAGCTCTGATGAATGGAAATATAAACAGCTATCTGAAAACGGGGGTCGGAACCAGAGGATGGGGGAATGCACGCGTGACCACCCAATTAGTAAACCTGTTTGAAAGCGGTGACCAGACATTCGACATAAACGATATCTGGGGAAATAATAAAAAAGATAAAAGAGCTCAATTCTTTAGTGTAGGACATACAAAAGAAACCTGGGTGGATGGAAAAGATTTTCAAGGAACATTTACGAACGGATATGCATGCATCAAATGGCGAAATGTGAAAGCTGACGGTTCGGAACTTGTTGAGGGCGGAACAGTCTATTCTTCGATTGACTATCCTATGTTTAGGACAGCCGATGCTTATCTGATGGCCGCAGAAGCTATATTAAGAGGTGGCGGCGGGAGCAAAAGCGAAGCTCTTGGCTATGTAAATGAGATCAGAGACAGGGCATATATGTCGGGGAGTTACGGAAACGATGCTTCAGGCAGGATTACAGAGGCTGAACTAAATTTAGACTTTATATTAGATGAGAGAGGACGCGAATTATACACAGAACTGATTCGTCGTACAGACTTGATCCGCTTCAATAAATTTACAAAAGATCATAACTGGGACTGGAAAGGCAGCGACGGTAAAGCAGGAAACTATGTAGGAAAAGATGTGGATGATAAGTATAAGTTATTCCCTATCCCTCAGGAAGAATTCACCGTCAATCCTTATCTGACGCAGAATCCTGATTATAAATAA
- a CDS encoding TonB-dependent receptor — MKEIFIFLLSILIHSSIYAQTTNNILIEGKVVDDQREAVIGASILVKGTTNGTVTDVDGYFKLNVPSNAILTVSFIGFEAQEIPVNGQKNFSITLLENQEMLNEVVVIGYGQVKKGDVTGSLTTFKPDELSKGKVLTAKDALVGKIAGVSVTPGSGAPGDEGTIRIRMGASLSASNDPLLVIDGVPVRSTSISSINPADIESFTVLKDASATAIYGSRASNGVIIITTKKGSQTKGKVNLNYSGSFTISQVVKYLDVLDADTYRKAFKEHANNVPDGYMLGDVSTDWQKEVSRTAFGTDHNLSATGAVADIPYRISFGYYNQNGVIKENNYERLSLGVGFAPQFFNKHLSLDINIKGSIENENPVSSGTVGSASSFDPTRPVHANYPNNVGLGYFMWMDANGNPITKAGSNPVADLMLTDKLQKNKRSTGNLAANYKIHGFEDLTLHANLGYDVRVDDYDESIPNNAPSMYVSHMQDGSGKSYTSKNENRNYLIDLYANYKKDFHTDHSISAMGGYGWQRFWYRNAATTYDSKGEVYGDPTSGEAELYLLSFYGRLNYSYAQKILLTATLRADASSRFAKNNRWGYFPSAALAYRLSEESFLKDIKALSDLKLRLSYGQTGQQDIGSYYQHLGTYTTSYDASRYMFGNEWITLYRPNGYDPLIKWETTTTYNLGIDYGFLNNRISGSIDIYTRRTKNLLNFIDVPAGSNYTNKIDTNIGNMKNKGIELAVSAIPVKTRDWEWSIGGNFTWNASEITKLNTIDSEDNSINAGSIGDRDYVQRHKVGETPYTYFLLKQAYDDNGNPLDGKYVAPNGDIVTSESDVNKYMTGKSSHMPYFYGLSTRISYKNWDLGANAHGGFGHYVFNYQSARDSFDKLYSADGNTSGNIMSSTLKTGFTQSRKFSDYFLEKGDFFKIDNITLGYSFSKLWNDKTSLRLAFNVQNVALFSGYSGIDPEIFSGIDRNSYQRPRMYSFSLNLNF; from the coding sequence ATGAAAGAGATATTCATCTTTCTCCTGAGTATCCTGATTCATTCCAGTATTTATGCACAGACAACAAATAATATCCTTATAGAAGGTAAGGTGGTCGATGACCAGAGAGAAGCCGTTATCGGTGCAAGCATATTGGTAAAGGGCACCACAAACGGAACAGTTACAGATGTTGACGGTTATTTTAAGCTCAATGTGCCATCGAATGCAATCTTAACGGTCAGCTTCATTGGTTTCGAAGCCCAGGAAATTCCGGTCAATGGTCAAAAGAATTTTTCGATAACCCTTCTCGAGAATCAGGAAATGCTCAATGAAGTGGTCGTTATCGGCTATGGGCAAGTAAAGAAAGGGGATGTTACAGGTTCACTGACAACATTCAAACCGGACGAACTAAGCAAAGGAAAGGTATTAACGGCCAAAGATGCGTTAGTAGGTAAAATTGCAGGAGTTAGCGTTACACCGGGTTCCGGTGCACCGGGCGACGAAGGTACTATACGCATACGGATGGGAGCTTCGTTATCAGCCTCGAACGATCCGTTACTGGTTATAGATGGAGTACCTGTACGGAGTACATCTATCAGTTCTATCAATCCGGCCGACATAGAGTCGTTTACAGTACTCAAAGATGCCTCCGCAACTGCCATATATGGTTCCCGGGCATCAAATGGAGTGATTATTATTACCACAAAGAAAGGAAGCCAGACAAAAGGAAAAGTCAATCTGAATTATAGCGGAAGTTTCACTATCAGCCAGGTAGTAAAGTATCTGGATGTATTAGATGCCGACACTTACAGAAAAGCATTCAAGGAACATGCAAATAATGTACCTGATGGCTATATGCTTGGCGATGTCAGTACAGATTGGCAGAAAGAAGTATCCAGGACAGCCTTCGGTACAGACCATAATCTATCGGCTACAGGAGCCGTCGCTGATATCCCTTATCGTATATCGTTCGGTTATTATAATCAGAATGGGGTTATCAAAGAAAATAATTATGAACGGCTCAGTCTTGGGGTAGGATTTGCCCCGCAATTTTTCAACAAACACTTATCTCTCGACATTAACATTAAAGGCAGCATAGAAAATGAAAATCCTGTTTCCAGCGGAACAGTAGGAAGTGCTTCCTCATTTGACCCTACACGTCCTGTACATGCAAATTACCCGAACAATGTCGGACTGGGATACTTCATGTGGATGGACGCGAATGGCAATCCGATTACAAAAGCAGGCAGCAACCCTGTTGCGGATTTGATGCTGACCGATAAATTACAGAAAAACAAACGTTCGACAGGAAATCTGGCAGCAAACTATAAAATACATGGATTTGAAGATCTTACTCTACATGCAAACCTTGGTTATGATGTCCGTGTAGATGACTATGACGAGTCTATACCCAATAATGCCCCATCTATGTATGTTTCACATATGCAGGACGGGTCAGGAAAGTCATATACTTCAAAAAATGAAAACAGGAATTACCTGATAGACTTGTACGCAAATTACAAAAAAGACTTCCATACGGATCATAGCATCAGCGCAATGGGTGGTTATGGCTGGCAACGCTTCTGGTATAGAAATGCTGCTACAACCTATGATTCGAAGGGCGAAGTATATGGTGACCCTACTTCAGGTGAAGCCGAATTATATCTACTATCTTTTTATGGACGTCTTAACTATTCCTATGCTCAAAAGATACTTCTAACAGCTACTCTGCGTGCCGATGCTTCTTCCCGCTTTGCGAAAAATAACAGATGGGGATATTTCCCTTCTGCAGCACTGGCATACCGTTTGTCTGAAGAATCTTTCCTAAAAGATATCAAGGCTTTATCCGACCTTAAACTACGACTTAGTTACGGACAAACAGGGCAACAAGACATAGGTTCGTATTACCAGCACCTGGGCACCTATACTACGTCATACGATGCTTCCAGATATATGTTCGGCAATGAATGGATAACGCTTTACAGACCTAATGGCTACGATCCCCTTATCAAATGGGAAACGACCACGACATACAATCTGGGGATAGATTATGGTTTCCTTAATAACCGCATATCGGGTAGTATCGATATTTACACCCGCCGTACAAAGAATCTGTTGAATTTCATCGATGTTCCGGCCGGCAGTAACTATACAAACAAAATAGATACCAATATCGGAAACATGAAAAACAAAGGGATAGAACTTGCAGTATCGGCAATACCGGTCAAAACCCGTGATTGGGAATGGTCGATAGGAGGAAACTTTACATGGAATGCGTCGGAAATCACAAAACTGAATACAATAGACAGTGAAGATAATTCAATAAATGCAGGTAGCATTGGTGACAGGGACTATGTACAAAGACATAAAGTAGGAGAAACTCCTTATACTTATTTCTTACTGAAACAAGCATATGATGATAACGGCAACCCTCTGGACGGAAAATATGTGGCTCCGAACGGGGATATCGTAACAAGCGAATCAGACGTAAATAAATACATGACTGGTAAGAGCTCGCATATGCCATATTTCTACGGCCTATCAACCCGTATATCATACAAAAACTGGGATTTGGGAGCAAATGCACACGGAGGATTCGGACACTATGTCTTCAACTATCAGTCAGCAAGAGATTCATTCGACAAACTCTATAGTGCAGATGGCAATACATCCGGTAACATTATGAGCTCAACCCTGAAAACAGGATTTACACAATCACGTAAATTCTCAGATTATTTTCTGGAAAAAGGAGATTTCTTCAAGATAGACAATATCACACTGGGATATTCTTTCTCAAAACTATGGAATGATAAAACTTCTTTGCGACTGGCATTTAATGTACAGAATGTTGCTCTCTTTTCAGGCTATTCGGGCATCGACCCTGAGATATTTTCGGGTATAGACCGCAACTCATACCAGCGTCCGAGAATGTATTCTTTCAGTTTAAACCTAAACTTTTAA
- a CDS encoding DUF6377 domain-containing protein, which produces MRHFFLMLLFFFSILSVSGAKSQLDSLLYELDLTIKNRPQYNMIKELRIDSLKAKLAQASDAEESHKIYHRLYREYRNYNMDSALFMATKKYDIAQSIGNIQYQYTASMNIAEILGIMGMYKEAFNIADKINRNGLDEDQMPYYYHFYHSTYSLLFENSLAQNEKSHYGHLVSQYKDSLLQVNDPNSIGYLLVENGKLVELGRYDEALSLMTKCYKENKNNESIVGSLAYGLSDIYEKLGNTEQQKKYLIISATSDLRRAVKSYISLRKLAVILYKEGDLDRAYSYIKCSMEDATFSKARFRTLEISETLPIIVAAYDKKATQEKSNLKKYLVLISILSVVLIISLVYIYKQLTRLSQARKRIKDMYEEVKQMNTELNGLNKKLSESNLVKEEYIGYVFNLCSSYIDKMETYRINVNRKLKTGKIDDALKTTSSTSLVSDELKEFFSNFDIIFLNLYPNFVDGFNALLKEDERITPKSDDILTPELRVFALIRLGINDSSKIASFLHYSPQTVYNYKLKIHNKLAVSKDDFANLIQQIG; this is translated from the coding sequence ATGAGACATTTCTTTCTAATGTTATTATTCTTCTTTTCCATTTTATCTGTATCCGGAGCAAAAAGCCAGTTGGATTCTCTTCTCTATGAACTGGATCTGACCATAAAAAACCGGCCCCAATACAATATGATAAAGGAATTGAGAATAGACAGCCTTAAAGCAAAGCTGGCTCAGGCGTCCGACGCCGAAGAGTCTCATAAAATCTATCACCGCCTTTACAGAGAGTACAGGAACTACAATATGGATTCGGCTCTTTTTATGGCGACTAAGAAGTATGACATAGCCCAGAGCATCGGAAATATACAGTATCAGTATACGGCAAGTATGAATATCGCGGAGATTCTCGGCATTATGGGTATGTATAAAGAGGCTTTTAATATTGCAGATAAAATAAATAGAAATGGTCTGGATGAAGATCAGATGCCTTATTACTATCATTTTTACCATTCTACCTATTCTTTATTATTCGAAAATTCATTAGCACAAAATGAAAAAAGTCATTATGGACATTTAGTTAGCCAATACAAAGATTCCCTTCTGCAGGTAAACGATCCTAATTCGATAGGATACCTTCTGGTCGAAAATGGCAAACTGGTCGAATTAGGACGATACGATGAAGCCTTATCGCTAATGACAAAATGTTATAAAGAGAACAAAAACAATGAATCAATCGTGGGTTCTTTGGCCTATGGACTGTCCGACATCTATGAAAAATTAGGAAATACCGAACAGCAAAAAAAGTATTTGATTATTTCAGCGACTTCAGATCTTAGGAGGGCCGTAAAAAGCTATATTTCGTTGCGAAAACTTGCCGTAATCTTGTACAAGGAAGGTGATCTGGACAGGGCATACTCATACATTAAATGTTCGATGGAAGATGCCACTTTCAGTAAAGCCCGTTTCAGAACATTAGAAATATCGGAAACATTACCAATCATAGTAGCCGCATATGATAAGAAAGCAACACAGGAAAAAAGCAACTTAAAGAAGTATCTCGTCCTTATTTCCATATTATCGGTTGTCCTTATCATTTCTCTGGTATACATATATAAACAGCTAACAAGGCTATCCCAAGCCCGAAAGCGTATAAAAGATATGTATGAAGAGGTAAAGCAAATGAATACAGAACTTAACGGTCTCAACAAAAAACTTTCCGAATCTAACCTGGTCAAAGAAGAATATATTGGCTATGTTTTCAACCTGTGTTCCAGTTACATAGACAAAATGGAAACTTATCGTATCAATGTAAACAGAAAATTAAAAACAGGAAAAATAGATGACGCATTAAAGACTACCAGCTCAACATCTTTAGTATCAGACGAATTGAAAGAGTTTTTCAGTAATTTTGATATAATCTTCTTAAACCTCTATCCTAATTTTGTTGATGGATTCAATGCTCTATTGAAGGAGGACGAGCGCATTACCCCTAAAAGCGATGATATACTGACTCCCGAACTCAGGGTATTCGCTCTCATTAGACTAGGCATTAACGATAGTAGCAAAATTGCAAGCTTCCTTCATTATTCACCCCAAACCGTATATAACTACAAATTGAAAATACATAATAAATTGGCTGTATCAAAAGACGATTTTGCTAATTTAATTCAACAAATAGGCTAA